A part of Acidithiobacillus caldus ATCC 51756 genomic DNA contains:
- a CDS encoding BrnT family toxin, with the protein MEFEWDDAKRTNTMEKHGVDFADAPLLWSNPMVVAQDNRKDYGEPRFVALGALNGRVMVVVYTQRGSGVVRIISFRKANSREVKVYESALHSR; encoded by the coding sequence ATGGAATTTGAATGGGATGATGCCAAGCGAACCAACACCATGGAGAAGCACGGTGTTGACTTCGCAGATGCTCCCCTCTTGTGGTCCAACCCTATGGTTGTCGCTCAGGACAACCGCAAGGATTACGGCGAACCCAGGTTCGTTGCGCTAGGGGCCTTGAACGGGCGAGTGATGGTGGTGGTGTACACCCAGAGAGGTTCTGGCGTTGTCCGAATCATCTCTTTTCGGAAGGCCAACAGCAGAGAGGTGAAGGTCTATGAAAGTGCGCTACACAGTAGGTGA